In Deinococcus reticulitermitis, the DNA window GCTCCAGCGCATCGGGGACCTCGCCTGGGCCGCCGCCGACCAGCGCGCGCGCGGTTTCCTGCTCGGGGCGACGGCGGGGCGCACCACGCTCGCGGGCGAGGGTTTGCAGCACCAGGACGGCAACAGCCACCTCCAGGGCTACGTGATTCCCAGCATGCGGACCTACGACCCGGCCTTCGCCTACGAACTCGCCGTGATCTTTGAAGAAGGCATCCGCCGGATGTACATGGAAGGCATCGACGAGTTCTACTACGTCACCATCGACAACGAGAACGAGGTGCAGCCGCCCATGCCGGAAGGCCGCCCGCGCGAGGAGATCCGCGAGGGCATCATGCGCGGCCTCTACCGCTTCCAGGCGTCGGGCAACGCCAAAGCTAAATTGCGCGCCCAGCTCCTCGCGAGCGGCCCGGCGATGGGCGCGGCGCAGGAGGCGGTGGGGATGCTCGAAACCTACGGCGTCGCCGCCGACCTCTGGTCCGTGACGAGCTACAAGGAACTGCACCAGGACGCGCTCGGCGTCCAGCGCTGGAACATGCTCCACCCCACCGAAACGCCGCGCGTGAGCTATGTGGCCCAGCACCTCAGCAAGGACAATGCTCCCGGCGTGCTCGTCTCGGTGAGCGACTACGTCAAGCTCGGCGCCGACGGCCTCAATGGGCACCTCGACCGCAAGCTCTGGACGCTCGGCACCGACGGCTTCGGGCGCAGCGAGGCGCGCGAGGAACTGCGCGACTTTTTCGAGGTGGACGCGAAGCACGTGGTGCTCGCCACCCTCTACGCCCTCCAGCGCGACGGCAAGGTCAAGGGGGACGTGGTGGCCAAGGCCATCGCCGACCTCGGCATCGACCCCGACCGCCCCGCACCCGTTCTGCGCTGACCGGCGCCTGAAGGTCTAAGGTGAGGAACTTTGCCTCTGCCCTTAGACCTTCAGACCCTGCGACCCTTAGACCTCCCGAAGGAGTCCCTATGCCCACCGAACTCAAACTCCCCGACGTGGGAGACAACATCGAACAAGGCACCGTCGTCACCGTGCTCGTCAGTCCCGGCGACGCGGTGACCGAGGGCCAGGCCCTGATCGAGATCGAAACCGACAAGGCCGTGATCGAGGTGCCCGCGAGCGAGGGCGGCACCATCGAGGCCGTGAACGTCAAAGTGGGCGACACCGTGGCCGTCGGCGGCGTGATCGCCACGCTCGGCGGCGGAGACGCGGCGGCCCAGGCGGCGCCCGCTCAGGCCACGGCCACCGAGACGAGCCCCCCGCAGGCCCCCTCGGGCGGCGGCGGGGATCAGGCGGCCAACGTCGAGTCCACCCCGGCCACCGACGCGGCCACGGCCCAACGCGTCGCCCAGGCCCAGCAGGACGCCCAGAAGGAGCAGGCGGGGCAGGACGTAGCCGGCGGCTCGCCCGACTCTTCGCCCGCTTCCTCGGCGGCGCCCGGTCAGAGCGGCGGCTCTACCGACGTGGTCCTTCCCGACGTGGGCGACAACATCGAGAAGGGCACCGTCGTCACCGTGCTCGTGAGCGAGGGCGACACCGTCACCGAGGGCCAGCCGGTGATCGAACTCGAAACCGACAAGGCCGTCGTGGAAGTACCGTCGAGCGCGGGCGGCACCGTCCAGAGCGTGCGGGTCAAGGTGGGCGACGCGGTGACGGTAGGCGGCGTGCTGCTGACCCTGAGCGGCGGCGCGGCTCCGGCCCAGAGCACGGCTGCTCCGGCGAGCGCTCCGCAGGCCCCCTCGGGTGGCGGTGGCGATCAGGCGGCCAATGTCGAGTCCACCCCGGCCACCGACGCGGGCACGGCCCAGCGGGTGGCGCAGGCCCAGCAGGAGAGTCAGAAGGAGCAGGCCCGCCCGGAAGGCGCTCCACAGGCCCAGGCCGCTGCCCCTCAGCAGAGCGGTACCCAGAACCCCCAGACTGCAAATCCCCAGACGTTCGACGGGCGCGCGATAGTCGCCGCCGCCCCGAGCGTGCGCCGCCTCGCGCGTGAGATTGGGGTGGACATCCACGGCGTACACGGCACCGGCATCGCCGGGCGCATCTCCGAGGAAGACGTGCGCCGCGCGGCGGGAACGCCTTCGGTGCCCGCGGCCCCTGCCACTCTCACTGCCGCGCCGGCCAGCCCCGCGAGCGTTCCGGCCGCTCCGGTGCCCACCGCTCCCGCCGCCGCGCCCCTCCCCAACTTCGAGAAGTGGGGCAGCGTGCGGCGTGAGGACATGAGCGGCATCCGCAAGGCGACGGTGCGCTCGATGACGACGGCGTGGACGACCATTCCGATGGTCACGCACTTCGACAAGGCCGACGTGACCCTGATGGAAGAGACCCGCAGGCGCTTCGGCGAGCGGGTGGAGAAGGCGGGCGGCAAGCTCACCATGACCCACATCCTGATGAAGGTGGTGGCGAACGCGCTGCACCGCTTCCCCAAGTTCGGCGCCTCGCTCGACCTCGCTGCCGAGCAGGTGGTCTACAAGGACTACGTGAATATCGGTGTGGCGGTGGATACCCCGGTGGGCCTCCTCGTGCCGGTGGTGAGGGACGCCGACCGCAAGACGATCACCGAGCTCGTGCTCGAACTCTCGGAACTCGCGGGGCGCGCGCGCGAACGCAAGCTGAAGCCCGACGAGATGCAGGGGGCGACCTTTACCATCTCCAACCTCGGCGGCATTGGCGGGCACGCCTTCACGCCCATCGTGAACAGCCCCGAAGTCGCGATCCTCGGCGTGTCGCGCGGCGGCTTTGAACCGGTGTGGAACAAGGAAAAGGGCGAGTTCGAGCCGCGCAACCTGCTGCCGCTCTCGCTCACCTACGACCACCGCCTGATCGACGGCGCCGACGCCGCGCGCTTCCTGCGGTATGTGTGCGAGGCGCTCGAAGATCCGTTCCTGATCTCGCTCTGAGCCGCTCGCTTGGAAAGGCCCCCGCCCCCGTGGTGGGGGCTCGTCCTTTGCCGCCGAGCCGCCGAAGGGGACGGTTCCACCGCTTTTTTCGCCCTGGCCGTTATCATGGCCCCTGTGCGGCTGCTGCTGCTTTCCGACATCCACGCCAATTACGCGGCCCTGCAAGCCGCGCTGAACGATGCCGAGCGGCGCGGATTCGATCAGGTGGTGCATCTCGGCGACGCGCTGGGCTACGGGCCGCAGCCCCACGAGGTGCTGTCCACCCTGCGCGACCTCGGCGCGCGCTGCGTGCGGGGCAACCACGAGGAACTGCTGCTCGAATGCGCGTCTGGGGCGCGGGCCGGCTGGGGGGGGGTGGTGACCGAGGCGCTTCAGTGGCAGCTCACGCGGCTCTCGCGCCAGGACCTCGACTGGGTGGCGAGCTGGCCCGACGGCTTTGATGACCCCGAGACGGGCGCGCGCTACCGCCACGGCACGCCGGCCAGCCTCGACCGCTACCTCGGCTCGGTGCCTGCCGCCCGCGAGGCGTTCGCGGCGTGGGAAGGCACGCTCGCTTTCGTGGGCCACACCCATATTCCCGCCGTCTACGCGACCCTCAACGCGCCGGTGGGCGAGTGGATCAAGGGGCAGAACCTCTCTGAGGGAGGCCACTACCTCGTGCCGCCGCGCGCCCGGGTGATTCTCAATCCCGGCAGCGTGGGGCAGCCGCGCGACGGCGACCCGGCGGCGAGCTACGGCCTGTTCGACACGGCGCGCGCGGCCTTCGAGGTGGTCCGGGTCTCCTACGACGTGTCCCGCACCCAGGCGGCGGCGCGGCGGGCGGGCCTGCCCGAAGCCCTCGTGACCCGCCTCGCCGCCGGAAGGTAGGGAAGGTGAGCCCTCTGCCGCTCCCCGCCCTGGGCGCCGCCGCGCTGCACGGCCCGCTGCTCGAGCAGACCGGGGGCTTCGGCGGCAACGCGCTGCTGCTCACCGGCCCGGCGCGGGTGGGAAAACTTGCCCTTGCCTATGCGGTGGCGGCCCAGCACAACTGCTCGGGGGTTAAAGGCATGTATGGCGAGGCGTGCGGGAGCTGCCCCTCGTGCCGCGCGCTCGCGGCGGGCGCTCACCCCGACGTGCTACTGGTCGAGCCGCGCGCCACCACGACCACCGGCAAGGCGGCGCGGCGCAAGATTATTCCGATCGGGGCGGTGCTGGAGGGGCGCGACAAGGGCCGCGAGTACGAGACGCACGTCTACGAGTTTCTGGAAGTGCGTCCCACCTTCGCGCGGCGGGTCGTGATCGTGCAGGGCGCCGAATACCTGGGCCAGGAGACCGCCAACGCGCTGCTCAAGCTGATCGAGGAGCCGCCCCACCGCGCCCTGTTCGTGCTGATCGCCGAGGACCGGAGATCGGTGCTGCCCACCCTCCAGAGCCGCAGCGCCCGCCTGAACGTCGCGCCCGCCTCCGACGCGGCGCTGGGGCGCGCGCTCGCGCAGTCGGGTCTGACGCAGGGCACCGCCTCCGACGCCGAACTGCTGGCCTTCGCTGCCGGCCGCGCCGGGGTGCTGGAGGCCGCTGCAGAGGTGCGCGCGGCGCTCACCGACGCCCGCACGCTGACCGGGGCGGTGGAAGAGGGCATGCTCGCCGCGCTCGATGCCGCCGCCGCCCTCGAGAAGCGCTGGCACGCCGCCTGGCACCCTGAGGCCCTGCGCTTCGTGTGGGGTGGACGCTCAGCGGCTCAGCGG includes these proteins:
- a CDS encoding 2-oxo acid dehydrogenase subunit E2, with translation MPTELKLPDVGDNIEQGTVVTVLVSPGDAVTEGQALIEIETDKAVIEVPASEGGTIEAVNVKVGDTVAVGGVIATLGGGDAAAQAAPAQATATETSPPQAPSGGGGDQAANVESTPATDAATAQRVAQAQQDAQKEQAGQDVAGGSPDSSPASSAAPGQSGGSTDVVLPDVGDNIEKGTVVTVLVSEGDTVTEGQPVIELETDKAVVEVPSSAGGTVQSVRVKVGDAVTVGGVLLTLSGGAAPAQSTAAPASAPQAPSGGGGDQAANVESTPATDAGTAQRVAQAQQESQKEQARPEGAPQAQAAAPQQSGTQNPQTANPQTFDGRAIVAAAPSVRRLAREIGVDIHGVHGTGIAGRISEEDVRRAAGTPSVPAAPATLTAAPASPASVPAAPVPTAPAAAPLPNFEKWGSVRREDMSGIRKATVRSMTTAWTTIPMVTHFDKADVTLMEETRRRFGERVEKAGGKLTMTHILMKVVANALHRFPKFGASLDLAAEQVVYKDYVNIGVAVDTPVGLLVPVVRDADRKTITELVLELSELAGRARERKLKPDEMQGATFTISNLGGIGGHAFTPIVNSPEVAILGVSRGGFEPVWNKEKGEFEPRNLLPLSLTYDHRLIDGADAARFLRYVCEALEDPFLISL
- a CDS encoding metallophosphoesterase family protein; protein product: MAPVRLLLLSDIHANYAALQAALNDAERRGFDQVVHLGDALGYGPQPHEVLSTLRDLGARCVRGNHEELLLECASGARAGWGGVVTEALQWQLTRLSRQDLDWVASWPDGFDDPETGARYRHGTPASLDRYLGSVPAAREAFAAWEGTLAFVGHTHIPAVYATLNAPVGEWIKGQNLSEGGHYLVPPRARVILNPGSVGQPRDGDPAASYGLFDTARAAFEVVRVSYDVSRTQAAARRAGLPEALVTRLAAGR
- a CDS encoding DNA polymerase III encodes the protein MSPLPLPALGAAALHGPLLEQTGGFGGNALLLTGPARVGKLALAYAVAAQHNCSGVKGMYGEACGSCPSCRALAAGAHPDVLLVEPRATTTTGKAARRKIIPIGAVLEGRDKGREYETHVYEFLEVRPTFARRVVIVQGAEYLGQETANALLKLIEEPPHRALFVLIAEDRRSVLPTLQSRSARLNVAPASDAALGRALAQSGLTQGTASDAELLAFAAGRAGVLEAAAEVRAALTDARTLTGAVEEGMLAALDAAAALEKRWHAAWHPEALRFVWGGRSAAQRARADTALSDLQAALEAYANPALSFQVFALALREAFGEDR